The DNA sequence ATTGGAATCGACTTATTATATGACTGTAGGTGACGAACATGCAGATACAACTTATGATGTAGGAGATGGTTTGCCAGATACCGACAACGACGAGGGTGCTGACGAAAGTGAAACAGAAGCTGTTTGGTCTGACATGGATCTGGAAGCGAATAGTCAATAGGgtaacttacaattagagtGTTTGAAAGTAGTTTGCTACTGAAACTAAAGAGTATTTTTCATCTTGGCGGCAATGATTTCCCTCTGATATCATATAACGATGAAATTGTGAGTTCTTTATCAGAGGAATCGTCATCCCGCACGACAGTACTCcccggaaatttttattccatattTCTTCAAAGACTGTTGAATTTCAACTGTgactgatgatattttttaaatcataatAATGCGTGCATTGTtctaaatgtataaaattgtttATGTATTAGACAACATCATGAGTTCTTTTCTCCTATATGTAGTACAATTGACAAATGAGTACTTCAGTCATGCAAGGAAGAATTACACAATTCTGTAAAGTAGTATGTTTCTCTATGTTTATGTTTTAATGAGAATGCATCAATCATGTTtatagaaagagaaatttttactttattagttaattttttgttgtaattttCTTGGTacacgataagaaaaaaattaaagaagttTCATGTGTTCCacaaataagaataaattaaaaaatatgaatacgtAATCTGGTTACTGTACAGAATTTCTGTCTCCCATTGGAAACATCTGAATAACTAAAGTCCACTGGTAAAAAACTAGTAATGTAGGTGAGTGAGGAAGAAGTTCAGAAAATAGAATCATTAATTCTGTATTTGCTGCACAGTATGCTTAATGAAACTTttgtaacaaaattatttctaatctTTCATATAAATAAGTAACAGTTCTACTACTAAACAATAATTAGAGAAGAAAGTGAgcaacgaaaaaatatttacatctGTGTCATCCGACACAAAACATGTCTGTTACTTTGAATTAGCTGACTTGATATTCTTAAATATTTTAGTATATCAACTGTGTTTTTGCTTTTCGAAATTTGCTCGTAAATATTTGAGTCCAGCAGTAATCTTGTCTTCATTCAAGATATGCTGTGTTTCTTGACTATCAATATTATCCGGGATGCTGATGTCATCTGAACGTTTACTTGAATCCACACCAGTTATTGAGCTCAACGATGTGGAATGCGGCAGAAGATATTCCATAGGTAAACAATCGGGATTCGGGGGTGGGACTGGAGTTGGTACGAGTTCtgggccagcagaaaaaacATCTGAAGTAAGGCCAAATTGCATATTTGGAGGTGGCTTTGAGAAATCGATGCCAGACAATTCTGTTCTCACATTTTCTGGCAGGGTAGCGAACGTTTGTTGCAAATCAACATGCTGTGAGGGTAATTCGGTATACAGTGGCATCGGTCCGATTACATCCGAATCATTACTATCCGATGATTCTGTGTCAGCTTTGCTAAGCAAATCCGTAGGCATGGCAATCTGTGACAAATCTGTAGAAGTCTCAGAATGCGGAATATGATTCTGTGGACTATCTGTGTCACCGAGTTGATCAGTCATTTTCTTTGTGTCAAATTCTTCGACGAAAGCAGGACTCTCTGAGTCCtcattttcctcatttttactAGATAAGTGATTATCGAGCGATGCTGAACTTTCATCCTTGTCCCGATCGGTAGTCTTGGATTCTAGATATCCGGAACTTTTAAAATTGTTGTACACAGGGGCAAATTCTTCATCTCTATCTTTTCTTCGCTTGTAGACCCATTCTTCTTGCGACATCTCATGCCACTGTGTTCTTTTGCCAAGTAGTTCGCCAAAAGCTTTTATCTTATTCTCAATTTCAACAAGTGAATTTTCCTTCCTATATTCAACTATTTCTTTCTCAACAGTTTCAACTTCCTCTTCAGTTTCTGTTTTAACTTCCACCTTGTCCGTGTTCACGTCATCATTTTTGACCAGTTCTTCCTCCGTAGGCTCAGGGGGCAGTCCAGCCCTTATTCTCTGTCGTATTCTAGCCGCTTTTAGCCTGTTCTGTTCCATTTTGTCTTTCATTTCCTTTAGATTTtgcatttctttttgtttttgtatggTTTCCTTTCTCAATGCATCCAAGTTTGCCTGCTGCTTTGCTCTCATTTCTTCGTCCTGAGAGAATTCGTAGTATCCAACTCCGTGGGCTCTTGCTTCGTCAAACAGAATGTCTTGATAATGAATATTCATCTTCTCAGTCAACTTTTCCGTTTGCTCCTCCCACTTTCTACGCATTATTTCAATCTCTGGCTCTTTTGGAGGTATTATCACATCTGGAGGTCTGATATCCTCAACTTCAGTATCTCCCTGGGATTTCTTCATGACTTCGTGCTTCACGAACTCGTCTTTTTCCtgcattttcgacaaatcTCTACGGAGACATTTTCTTGTCCGTCCAAAGCAGTCTTCATATTCAACCCAGTCTTCTTCCGGGTCAGAGTTTGCATCTTCATAATCATCCGAATCGAATTTCTCGTCTTCAGACTCCGgtttgttttcaaagtcgaccAGAAAATGTTCGTTTTTATTACTGTGTGAcctcttcaaattttcataaagcCTAGCTTTTGCTTCCAGCATCAACTTCGACTTTTTGTGAGCTTTTATATCGTCCGTGTCAATtagttctttttcaattttaatttttttcgtcttggatTTTTTAGTCCTAACCTTATGCTTAGACTGTGTAGAAGGTACTTCCGCATTTGCTTTCGCGTCTTTAACTTCAGTTTGCTTCCTCAAAAGCTCAGCTTTCAAACCCACTAACGATGAATAATTcacgtttattttctttgaattgtTCATGTTCAACGTCAAATCATTCGACGTTTATTACTATTTCAATGTTTACAGACGTTCAAATACGTATATAGGCAGGAAGACTGACTTACCTAATCTAACCTAACCAAGGTGAGTAAAGCTTAGGTTAGGATAAGTTAAGGACTGCTTTCGTGATGGCAAATACGATTTGAATACCGACCATAGACATTGATACCGACACCTCCGTGCTATCGAAAATTAGTTGCAAAAACCTACGTCGTCTTAGAAGAGGACGCTAGTAGACagctcgaaaattttttccgactTCTCTTGGTCCGATTCCGGTGTTTCTAACCGTACCTGTTTCCGTCGTTCCTTCCTTCCTAACCTATCTGTGTACCGTGATCCATCTGCCTGTCTATTAAGCACGGTTCTGATCAGATTAAGTGATTGAAATCTACAACAGCTTTTTGCACAAGAGAGGTAATTTATTAATTGACCAAAATGGCAACGCGAGGGCAATCGAGGAGGATACCGGAGGCGGAGTCCCGGATAGATTACGTTCAGACCGACGGTTTGGCAGTGATGAAAATGGTGAAACACTGTCATGAAGAATCCACGAGTAACATGGAAGTTGCTCAGGGTGCTCTGCTTGGTCTGGTTGTCAACAATCGGCTGGAAATCACCAACTGCTTTCCGTTTCCCAAGAACGACGAAACCATGGATGAAGAGGAGTACCAACTTGCCATGATGCGCAGGCTGCGTAGAGTGAACGTTGATCACTTTCACGTTGGTTGGTACCAGAGCGCTGATGTTGGAAACTTTCTGAGCCATCCCCTGTTGGAATCGCAGTTTCACTATCAGACATCCATCGAAGAGTCAGTAGTGGTTATTTACGATACGGCCAAGTCTGCCAGGGGCTTTTTGACCCTAAAGGCCTATCGCTTGACTCCACAAGCGATCCAAATGTACAAGGAAGGAGAATTTACGCCTGATGCGCTGCGTACGTTAAAAATTGGCTATGAATCTCTATTCGTCGAAGTGCCGATTGTCATAAAGAACAGCCATCTTACGAACATCATGATGTCTGAACTGGAGGAAATGATTCCCGAAGAAGAAGGAACCAAGTATCTTGACCTCGGTACCGCGACAGTTTTGGAAAACCAGTTGAGGTGCTTGATGGACAGAGTAGACGAGCTAAACCAAGAAGCTATTAAGTTCAACCGTCATCAGCATCTGGTTATTCGTCAGCAACAAGACAAGAATCGTTTGATGCAAAAGCGAGCACAGGAGAACGCAGCCAGGGCTGCTAAGGACGAGCCACCTCTACCCGATGACGATATCAACAAGCTGCTCAGGCCATTGCCTGTTCCCCCTAGGCTGAACCCCATGATCGTCGCTGGGCAGATAAACACCTACAGCCAGCACATATCGCAGTTCTGTTCTCAAAGTTTGGCAAAGTTGTACATCACCCAGAGTCTACAGAATGCCAAGGAATCCAAGTCTACCAATTAATCTGTATTTTAATGTGCAGAGACTCGTTGTATTCcaattgaaaacaataaaactGTTTTCCTTTCAAAATATTGATCGGACTAATTACTaacttaaataatattttcattttttttcccatcagagtgaattaaaaatatagcaatagtttttcaatttttattcataaaatttttgtaaaagtttaataaaatttatgtgaTCTATGATATCAATTTACAGTATCGGCAGTGTAGATTTTTTACTTGTATATTCTATAAGTAAATATGACAGGATGAATATTTTGATGTAAAAATCTCATCATTGTTGTGTTGAAGCGGCCAGCCCTTGTCTTCTTTGGAATGGTTTGTCACGTCTGGGTGAGTTTGggggtaatttgacgaccCTATACTTACCGACTCGTCTCATAGGATGCCAATATAAAATCGAATCGGTATAACAGAATACTGCAATTTTCTTCCCTGGTCTGCGGTACCACTTACCGGCATACTAAAGTCCATGAGGCTAGCAAGTCTTCAGTCAACGATTATTAGaattgaatatatgtatatatatatatgctctTAATTTCCTCATGCAAAATCAGTCGGAATCTTCGGTGAAAAAAACCTTGTCGCATAATGCAGCGTTACAATCGTTGTGACGTTAGCAGCAGATCGACTTTCAAGAACCCTGCTTGACGTAGGTAACTCCGCAAAACAGGATTCTGCTTTATCAACGACGCAATCTGTCGTCATGTGGCGCCATCTGCCCCCTTCCAACTACCTCTGCGAATAGAATTTTCGGAACAGAGTTACCGACGTTCAGAGTATGCGAGGCATTTATACGGGCAGACAGCGTTCAGGCGCGTTCAGTCTCTGGCAGGGACGGCATCGCACGAGCATGGGGTTCGAATACGCCCCGCGAGACGCATTCGACTTATACTCATAGTTCAATAAAGTTAAATCGGTGCGAAAATACtacagtataatatatacgacgTAACGTTCGATGAACGTGTATGAAATTAGTTTAAATCTGTGATTTTCGTATCTTTCATCCAATCGGCAAATATTAACTATATTACATAGAGATATTGGACGAGGTATGATATTATCAAATGAACGGGATCTATAAGTGTGATACGGTGCATATATAGGcatttaatattcataataaagaaataaaatatttttatcgatcggAATAGGTTATAcacgaaataaatatatgtatattgcaaaACGTTACCGATCCTAACTCGTAACTGTCACAGCTTTGAAACATAAACGAAACGCAACTTAAACGCAAAATTTAATCAAGTAGATAGAACACATAAAATTACTTCTTCATTACCACCGTACCtatcggtataaaaaaatatttatccaaaTCGACAACGAAATATCGgcaattattgttaaaaatcagCCCAATAAACCGTCACAATTactatattaataaaaaattattatcgattaAATAATCCCTAGTGGGCTCAGTGCATCGGAGAGGGGAAATCGAATAATCGACTAGAGGATACTCGGTAAAGGTAAGAACGAAATTTACTTTTAGACAATATGTTCGACTACTCACGATTACATTAATACGGATAAGAATTGATCTTTGGCCTCGCAGTTTaaaatacgaataaaataatcagtcaataaataactgacagTTCAGATTTCGCGATggtttgaagaaagaaagagtttGCGCGTTTCTTTCGTTAGTGCTTCTTTTTCAACGAACCGCGGTCGAAAGTATCTTTTCAAATACATTCCCAACGTCAAATGACGAGCGActatatattcttttttccccaCAACCGCAATCCAGGTGAGATCGTTCAGCTGATTTATTTggcataaaaatgaaaattgcaaatgaaagaatttccattttcattaCACGTGGAGGCTCGCGCCTCAATTGTATAGTTACACAAACTTCTAAACCGACGAGTCTGCAAAACAGAGTTTCCTATCGAACGCGATATAGCTCCGAGATAACACGTTTTATCTCCGTCACTGCACTATATTTTTCCCTCTGCTCTTACttttgtaattcaaatttaacgCAAAGCGATTTGTTCTGTACGCCATTGATACCgtatcgtatacatatatttaacaCGGGCACAACAGCTTGAAAAAGCAACGTAAGATTCTGATACTGCGGCTATTTATCGTCGGCATATCACAGATCAAAGTCTATTACGAAGTTCAGCTTCTGACTCACCTTTATCCCGACTTCTATTATCACAAACGGGTCAGCGCGATGCGATATTACGATATGCGATTGATATCACAAACTCAAGTGAACAAATACAAAAATCTTGAAAGCGTAAATAAGAGCGAacaacgaagaattttctcttcaatttcgtCTCAATCGTTGTAGAAAAGCCAAGGACCAGTCGAGGATGATTGATATTGTTGCAAAGAGTGAAATGACCCGTTTGCCCCCcttttttatctataataGTCGTGAAAGATAAAAGGCATACAAGAGCCTTCATATGTCAAAAATTGAACgagttattataaaaataatctcaaTCAAAGCATTTATCCCATCTGTTAATTTCCCTGCCTGATGTTAATTAGCTTCACAAGCCCACGAACCTGTTTAATTTATTCTGCAACGTCTTGatccttgtaatatttttattaaaaactgCCAAGAAAAACAGGCAGTTAGGGATGCGGAAGAAATGTAACGAACGAAAGAAATGTAGGCACGAGGGTGTCGAGCACCGGGAGAAAATGTTGAGCAATTAGCGTCTATCCAAGGaggccgccgccgccgccgccgcctgcAGCTCTCTGGAGTTTAACTCGAGGATAGTGAATGGAGTAGCAGGCTCATTCACAAGATTCTCATCCGCACGCGGCCGGAGGGCTGCGCAGCAAGCGCAAGCTCAGCAGGCAAAGAGCGTTTCTTTCGTTTGTTTACTATGTTTACAGGCATTGTTGCGtgcgtaggtatacctatagagAGTCAATCGCGTTCCCGCAactaggtaggtaggtaggtaggtgtgTAATTTTCTCGTGATTCTTCACGCATCCATCGAGACACGCCTTGACTCCGGGGCGTTCGTTATGCGCGGTTTCGCCGCTTTTCTATACCCCATGGTATCGCGAAATGCTCACACCGACACAGGTAATAACTCATCTCGTTAGCCGTATTTCACAGCCGGTGATGAacgatctcggctattttgcTCTCGTGCCGTGCATCGGCCGCAGAGACGCAAACACGCGTGAAGCAGATTTCCTCTCCGACGAGGTATTCAAAGATCGACGGGATTCCCCGCGAAATAACATCAGGAAAAATCATCACCCTAGCTTCATCGCTCGGAGCGTCAACAGATGCGCACGATAATTCGAGCCTCGTCTAATTTCCAATCGGTGCTCTCTGcggtgtgaaaaaagaaattatcgcAACCGATTCGTTGGGGGTTGCTTATCCTCCATGCAAGGGAGCTTTTTCGCTCCCTTCGTGTCGCGTGAAAACGGATCGTCGAGCTGATGCGTGGCGTAATCCGAACTAAAATCCTGTAACAATTTCACTGTAGAATCGTTTCGAGTCGTTTCCAAGACCGATCGCTGGTCCAAGTAATCGTAACAAACCCGTTGTCGCCTCGTTATACTGTGAGTATATTGTCTCGCATTAGCATACGAAGAACCCTCgatcaaaattcaagttcaaccGCGCTTACGAGCATACTGTGGCCCCCGACACGGCCGCATACGAATCGTGACCGAGAAACTATAAACTGGACGAGTATGCGCATATGGTAGATATGTGTGTACAcggaaatgtagaaaaaataagaaaagatgGAATTTCCTGGAGGCCTGCAGACGCGTGGGCGATAGTAGAACGCGACCGAATATTAGCCTGTCGGAAGAAATTTGTGTGCCAGTGTGTGTTGTGTggacatacgtatgtacatatttacgcgagaatgtatatatacgtatgtgttcgcttgtgtgtttgtgtgtgtcgTTTATTATGCGCTAGGCTCGCGCGTATTATAACGGTTCAGACGTTGGGCTAAGCGGGgaaaagatattttcaaagagtTCGAAACTGTTAGGACTTATTAACTGTCCATTTACTCCATTCACTCTGCAACAGTCtgcgtatgtatgcatatatatctactttagtcattttgtacaGACCTGTGTAATACGTTGGATGTATTTCGTTTGGTCTCCATAAGGGACTTAAGTGTGCATAAATTTGTAACGTAGACgcgaaggttgaaaaaaaataataattaaagtcCCAGTTTTATAGGCTGTGGAGTAAAaaatcagtttaaaaaaaaaagtaagttaTTTCACACAATTGTGCAGAGTATCGACCATCAACATATTATGGTTGCCACGGGAAACTGGAGGTATTTTTTTCTGGCCAGAAAAtagctcttcttcttcttcttcgtcgtcgtctttATCAATTCCAGTAAGAATTAGACGAACGTGGTTCATTGTCAGACAATCGAGGTTTACCGTATAATGGAAGATGGGATAAAACAGAATCTTATGATTCGTCAAAAATATCTTTAACACACattaatatgttttttttaccGGAATACCTTGTATCGATATAATACAGAGAATAATTACTTCGTGCACGAATACCGTATACGtgctgtatacatataccgcaTATATGCGTTCGCGAATCGTGaggtaattatttaaaattctaGCTAGTATATAATAACGGGGGAGTCAACGTCGGTTTTAGATTAACCGCAATCTAATTTGTGACGACGTTATTGTTTACTCTGTGTTAGGAATACGAGTGGTGCTTACGAGAACGCCCTCGTGCAAATATAACAGTAAGTAGATAAAGACGTTTGTTCCAAGCAAATGGTCGTAAAGTGTAACTGAAATAATAGAATTACACATGACTGCCGTAAATATTGTTTAACGATAATATTCAGTTAAAATATACTTGAAaccgatcaaatttttttcgataaagaagaaaaaaaaaagaagaaaaacaagttCAATACACGCGTGTTTTAAATCGGTTATCATGTCGCTCGCTTGACACAACGCTTGTCCATTTCTTGAAACGGGATCTTTTCTCGGCCAGATTAATTGTGGGATTTTAAATATCCATGCAGTGCATTCTTGAGAGAGGGTTAGATGCAATGATTAATTGACACGAGGATTCCAGAGGAGGACGTTTGGCTGTTGGTGACATTTGATGGCGGGGCGCGATGCGATGCCTTTCTAAATTCTAATCCGCGATCTGCTCACTCGCGTATAATAGCGCGAACTTTCAACCGTGTCATTATGAATAAACATGCCATTCATGCATTCATACTTAAACATCATTTTCACATCCGTTATATTCACTCGGTATAATAGAATTTGTGTTATTTAAAAGTCACGTCGCACTATCTACATTGgctaagaagaaaaagattaataataagaataataataacaataattctctctcagggattttttttttaccgtataACTCAAAGCGTTCTCCGAAGTTTGCATACACTTATCAGCAGGTAGATAGATACATGCATGTTGTGTAAGGTGTGACTACTCGAACCTTACGTCGTCGTGAAGTACCTGCGAGACGTTATTCCTACACTCTTGTGTCAAGTGCTAAATGACgcagtataataaaaaagagatGCTACGTCTGCGAGACTCCTTGCCGAATCGATCGTATTTTTAGTTATGAAGTAATCCACGAATTAGCATAATTTCTTGCTCGCGCTTGCAATAACCGCAGCATCACGTTATATTATcttttcgcgaaaaaaaaagacgcgcACCTCGGACTCTTGATTCTCGGATCGACGCAATTGGGTAAAAGTCACCGTAATATTGCGACAGCCACGTGCTTCGGTGTTTCGGCAATTCTGTCCAATCGCCAATTCCCACGTCTCTGATTGATGAATAATTCCTCCACCTTCCTACTTCTGTTGCAGACACAATCCAACATGTCGGTGCTACTCGAAGCCAGGCCTTACAGGCCTTTCAAATCATCCGAAGAGTACCTGGTAGCGATGAAAGAAGACTTGGCCGAGTGGCTCAATGCTCTTTATCCCGAACTCAGAGTCAACTTGGACAATTTTATGGACCGACTGGACACCGGCGTTGCTCTATGCAAGGTATGATTCCTTTTCTAGGTACTTTGTTGAAGCATGATCAAAACGAAAAGTGAAATTGGATCGGAGAGATTGAGAGATAGAGCCTTGCGAGGAATCGTGAGGTTGGTTGAATTAAAATCTTCAGGATGACTAGCTGGTGGCGTTGAGTTTGCACGGTGCAAATAGACGAAAAGTATGCCGAGTGGCCGCGACTCGGTAATCTAGTCTAGTCGCAAGTCGTCATCTCGTTTGCCCGTATAACAAATGACCAGGCATCTTTTACAGACGGATGTATGCTCATGACTTTTGagcacatacatatattgtctTATTCTTAGATAGGTATAACAATTCGGGATGCGAACGAGTCATCGCGCATCGCTCAGGATATCGGATACAGTTAAGTCACGTGTGTGACATGTGCGGTGCAACGTaagaaggaaagagagagggataaACACAAGCAGATAGATGGGCAAATTGAAAGGTAGAGAGAAAGATAACAGAAGTGGTAAACTAAAGGGAGAAAGGATGTCTGTGAGGCTCGTCAGCGGAAACTCCGGCCGGTTCGGAGGTAAACGTGCTCGGAATCACCGATCAAAGAGTCGAGTAATTAACTTCAATAGGACATCGATATACGTAACgactctttctctccctcgcCCACGCGATACGCGACCGGATACCAAGTCAACGGATTCTAATACAGATATTAAAACCTCTTCAATTAAACCGCTTCATTGCCAGCTCTCAACGATCGGTGGCTCACTTTTTTCCGTGGTACAATTAATGGtggtttttaaaaagaaagcAATTCTTTGTTCTTTTAACAAGTTGCTAATCCGGATGAAACGCGGgtggattattattttttaattttttttttctcttataccGTTTTCCTGTTACGTGGGGAAAAtttgaagaggaaaaattttcgcgaCGTCGATTTAAGTATGGCATTTCATAAAGTTCGAAAAATCAACGCATGTTCTTGTAATCGTAAATGACGACATTTTTTACACGCAACCCGGTTTCGATGTGTTGAATTTACACTATATTTCTGAATGAAATTTGTCATTCGTC is a window from the Diprion similis isolate iyDipSimi1 chromosome 6, iyDipSimi1.1, whole genome shotgun sequence genome containing:
- the LOC124407186 gene encoding eukaryotic translation initiation factor 3 subunit H translates to MATRGQSRRIPEAESRIDYVQTDGLAVMKMVKHCHEESTSNMEVAQGALLGLVVNNRLEITNCFPFPKNDETMDEEEYQLAMMRRLRRVNVDHFHVGWYQSADVGNFLSHPLLESQFHYQTSIEESVVVIYDTAKSARGFLTLKAYRLTPQAIQMYKEGEFTPDALRTLKIGYESLFVEVPIVIKNSHLTNIMMSELEEMIPEEEGTKYLDLGTATVLENQLRCLMDRVDELNQEAIKFNRHQHLVIRQQQDKNRLMQKRAQENAARAAKDEPPLPDDDINKLLRPLPVPPRLNPMIVAGQINTYSQHISQFCSQSLAKLYITQSLQNAKESKSTN
- the LOC124407182 gene encoding coiled-coil domain-containing protein 174; this encodes MNNSKKINVNYSSLVGLKAELLRKQTEVKDAKANAEVPSTQSKHKVRTKKSKTKKIKIEKELIDTDDIKAHKKSKLMLEAKARLYENLKRSHSNKNEHFLVDFENKPESEDEKFDSDDYEDANSDPEEDWVEYEDCFGRTRKCLRRDLSKMQEKDEFVKHEVMKKSQGDTEVEDIRPPDVIIPPKEPEIEIMRRKWEEQTEKLTEKMNIHYQDILFDEARAHGVGYYEFSQDEEMRAKQQANLDALRKETIQKQKEMQNLKEMKDKMEQNRLKAARIRQRIRAGLPPEPTEEELVKNDDVNTDKVEVKTETEEEVETVEKEIVEYRKENSLVEIENKIKAFGELLGKRTQWHEMSQEEWVYKRRKDRDEEFAPVYNNFKSSGYLESKTTDRDKDESSASLDNHLSSKNEENEDSESPAFVEEFDTKKMTDQLGDTDSPQNHIPHSETSTDLSQIAMPTDLLSKADTESSDSNDSDVIGPMPLYTELPSQHVDLQQTFATLPENVRTELSGIDFSKPPPNMQFGLTSDVFSAGPELVPTPVPPPNPDCLPMEYLLPHSTSLSSITGVDSSKRSDDISIPDNIDSQETQHILNEDKITAGLKYLRANFEKQKHS